CGAGTTCACCGTCTCGACGACCGCGGTCGGCCGGAGCGACGACCCCGTCCGCCGTAGCGGGGCCGAACCCGGCGACCTGCTCTGTGTCACCGGGACGCTGGGCCGCAGCGCGGCCGGCCTCGAGTTGTTCGAACGCAGCGCTCGGGATGACGCCGGGAGCGATGAAGACAGCATAGTCGAGCGAGCGAACGAGCTGTTTCGCTTCGAGCCTCGAGTCGAAGCCGGCGCGGCCCTCGCGCCCCACGCGACGGCGATGATGGACTCGAGCGACGGCCTCGCCCGGTCGCTCCACCAGCTCGCTGAGGCCAGCGACTGCGGCTTCGCGGTCGACTCGGAGGCGGTTCCCGTCGCCGAGGCGCTTTCGGAACTAGCTGGCGACGAGGGGACGGACGCGGAGCCGCTCGAGCGCGCGATCACCTTCGGCGAGGACTTCGAACTCGTCGTGACGCTGCCGGAGTCGGCCCTCGAGACGGTGCGGGCGGCGATCGACGTCGAGCTCTCGGCGATCGGGTCGGTCACGGAGCCCGTCGAGGGGATCACGATGGACGGCGAGAAACTGCCGGATCGCGGCTATACCCACGGGACGTGACCTATTACGGGCGGAACGCAGGCTGTTGGCGATCGGAGACTGAGCCCGCCCGTCGGTGCATTACTATTGGATGACCTCGAGCGGGACCGGCATGAAACAGAGCAGTCCGAGCCCGAAGGTGACGACACCCAGTAGCTGCCGCCAGGTACCGAGCCGGCCGTCGGTGACCGGCTGCGCTCCGCCCGCCGACGCGAGGAGCGTGGCCAGGAACCCCCAGAGGATCCAGATGAAGACCGTCTGTAGCCCGTAGCCGCCGATGTAGTACAGGTAGCCGGCGAGGGCGAACAGCGCGCCGGGGACGAGCGCGCTGACCGTCTCGTGGAGGTCGCCGATCATCGCCCGCAGGATGTGGCCGCCGTCGAGCTGGCCGACGGGGATCAGGTTGAGGAAGGTGACGAACATGCCGACCCAGGCGCCGATGACGACCGGGTTGACGTTGCGCGTCGGATCGTCGCCGTACAGCGGCTGATCGATCGCCGCCGCGATCAGTTCGAGCATCGGCGGGATCCCGAGTCGGAAGCCGCCCTCTTCGGCCTGCTGCACGACCGGTTCGGGGATCGTCACCGGCGGCAGGTGGAGTCCGACGACGGCGATAGCGACCGTCGCGACGAGTCCCGCCAGCGGACCGGCGATGCCGATGTCGAACAGGGCCTTTCGGTTCGGCATCCGCCCCTTCAGCTTGATCACCGCTCCCATCGTCCCGATGATCGTCGGGATGGGGATGAAGTACGGCAGGGAGGCGTCGACCTGGTGGTAGCGGCTCATCACGTAGTGGCCCAGCTCGTGGACGCCGAGCACCGTCAACACCGCGGCCGAAAACGGCCACGCGCCGAGGATCTCGATCGGACTCCCGAACGGATCGATCCCCGGATACCACCAGAACGCGCCGACGAACAGCGTCGAACAGATCGTCGCACACAGCAGCAGGATGTTCGTCCACGGGATGCCGTCGATCCCGATGCTGATCGGCTCGGCGACGAGGACGTACTCGCCGTGGCGAATCGTCAACTGCGGGTCGTACCCCGCTTCGCGAAACACCGGCCACAGCTCCTCCATCGCCCGTTCCGGATGTGTACGCGGATCGCCGTAGTACACCAGCTGATCGTCCTCGGCCCGCATCTCGTAGACCCGAAAGACCGACTCGATACGCTCGAGCGGCGGGCCGTCCCCGAGCGAGGGGTCGTCGTCGATCGACGGACCGACCCGGGGGACATCGGCGTCGTCCATCATCCGTGATTGAGGAGCCCAGCGTATAAATCGACTGTCGTCGGCAGGGTCTTCGGCGAGCCGAATGCAAGTGCTAGTACGGGTCGACGAAAACGGAGGAAGGGGACCTCAGGGCGGGCCGGATGGCGTCGGAGACGCGCCGGCCGACAGGGTGTCGCGTGGGTGCGAGGGGCGTTCGTCAGGCTGCTAACGTGGTTCGAGGGGCGTTCGTCAGGCCGCTACCGGGGACCTGGGACTGTTCGAGCGAAGCGAGGGCACGATCAGGCCGGTTCGACGCGCCAGGTGGTCGCGCTCGTGTACGACCACTTCTCGATCTCGAGGTCGGTGGCCGACTCCGAGAGTTTGACCATTAGCGCGCCGATCTCCTTGGGAGACATCCCGACGTCGTCAGCAATGAACTTACCCTTGAAGTAGAGCTCTCCGTCTTCGGCGCGGTCGCGGAGGTAGCGTTTCAGGCGTCGTTCCTTGCTGTCCGTGGAGGGTTGGGCTGTCGTGCTCATCGACATCCGCTGCTTGTTGCCGGGATATGTTATAAAGGGAGGATGGTTAGCGAAATTTCGGTTGTGTTCAGGAATCTGGGGGGTAATGGACGTTTTATTCTCGATTCGGTGATTATTTATCGAACGATGAGCGAGCTCGAGACCTTTTAAAACCGGCGCTAACTTATTATCGCGCATTCGATTATCATAGGTGATAGAGTGTTCCGTTCCGGGAGGCTTGACCTATTTTGAACGGAAGATTCATGGAATAAAGCACTAACTTCGTTCGTGAACCCAGAATTCGTCCTCGACTGTTACTTCTTTCTTGAACAGCGGCACCTCGTCTTTCAACCGGTTGATCCCGTCTTCGACGGTTCGAAACGCCTCTTCGCGGTGTCCGGCGAGGACGACGACGAAAACGATGTCCTCGCCGTCCTCGACGACACCCGTTCGGTGGTAGAGTTCGACCTCGAGAACGCCGTCGCGGGCCTCGAGGTCCGTCTCGAGGGCGGCCATCCGCTCGTCGGCGACGCCCTCGTACTTCTCGAACTCGAGGTACTGGGTGCGCGCGTCGTCGGCGTCGTCTTTCGCGCGGACGCGGCCGGTGAACGTCGCGATCGCCCCCGCTTGATCGGCCTTCGGCGACCGCTTGACGCGATCGACCAGCGAGTGGAGGGTTTCGTGGGGCTCGCGCGACTCGAGTTCGGCCGCGACGGCGTCGGGATCGAGGTCGCCGGACTGTTCGACGGCCGCGACGACGCCTTCCTCGTCCGCCTCGTCCGTCCCGACGACGACCGTCGGATGGCGGAGGTCTTCGACGCCGACGACGACGGCGTACGCGCAGTCGGACGCCAGCCGATCGAGGGCGTCGCCGACGCCCAGTCCCGTCCCGGACGCGGCCCAGTCGCCGTCGGCGCCGAGCTCGTAGCTGACGTCGCCGCCGACCGTCGTCGAGTCGTGGACGGCCGTCCCGTCCGCGATCGTCGCGTCGTATCTGACCACGCCGACGCGTCCCTCCCGCTCGAGGCGATCGACGAGGCGATCGCAGACCCGCTCGACGGCGTCGCGGTCCGCGCCGCGGTCGCAGATGCCGAGTACGTGCATAGTCGTGACATGGCGGCGTCGGGCTTTGTAGCTGTCGACAAAGCCGCGCGGGTGGGGGTCCAGCGCACACCCACGCGCCTCTTTCAGCACTGCCCGCCGCACTCGATCGGCCGGCTATCGTTTCTGTTCAACGAGGGGCCACGTACTGCAGGGACTTTGGAACTGCGCCACCGAGTCGCACATATGACTCGGCGAATCGGCTTCACCGGCGACGTCATGCTCGGGCGACTGGTCGACGACCGCCAGCGCCGACGGTCGGTCGACGCGGTCTGGGGGAACGTCCGCGAGCGCCTCCGGGATCTCGACGCGCTCGTGATCAACCTCGAGTGCGTGCTCTCGACGCGCGGGAGCGAGTGGCGGCGGACCCACCGACCGTTTCACTTCCGCGCGGACCCCGACTGGGCGGTCCCGGCCCTCGAGCGCGCCGGCGTCGACGTCTGCGCGCTCGCGAACAACCACGTGCTCGACTACGAGGAGGTGGCGCTGCGGGACACCCTCGAGCATCTGGACGAGGCCGGGATCGCGCGAACCGGTGCGGGGGAGACGATCGACGAGGCGCTCGATCCGGCGGTCGTGACCGTCGACGGCGACGAGGGCGACGAAACCGACGGCCTCGAGCTGGCCGTCGTGTCGTTCACCGACAACACGCCCGAGTACGCGGCCGACGAGGAGTCGCCCGGAACCGCGTGGATCGACGTCAGCGAGTCTCGACGCGACTCGAGCAGTCGGATACAGTCCGACGATACCGTCGACGACGAGAGAACGCGCGAACGGGTCCGCGAGGCGCTCTCCCGCGCCCACGAAACGGATCCCGACCTGCTGGTCGCCTCGCTGCACTGGGGGCCGAACATGGTCACCGAGCCGCCCGACTCGTTCCGGGCGTTCGGCCGCTGGCTGGTCGAGGAGGGCGTCGACGTGATCCACGGCCACAGCGCCCACGTCTTCCAGGGGATCGAGGTCCACGACGGTGCGCCGATCGTCTACGACGCAGGCGATTTCGTCGACGACTACGCGGTCGACGACGAGTTGCGCAACGACCGCGGGTTCCTGTTCGAACTCGCGGTGACCGAAGACGGGACGCCGACCGAACTGCGGCTTCGTCCGACCGAGATCGACGGCTGTGTCGTCCACGAGGCGAGCCCCGACGCCGCCGCGTGGGCTCGCGACCGGATGCGCGAGCTGTCGGCCCCCTTCGGAACCGCGTTCGATCGCGACGGCGAGGCGCTGGTGTTGGCGCTCGAGTCGTAGCGCCGACGCCGGGTCGAATCGCTCTCGTTTCGGGGCCGGCCGCCGCCTCGAGAATCGTCCCGTGAGAGTGAGACACGCGCGGTGATCCGGAGTTGGCAACCCTTAAGATAGCAACCCGGTTACACCGGTGTAGTATGAAAGTGGTCGTCTCTATCGGCGGGAGCGTGCTCGTGCCCGAGCCGGGCGCGGATCGGGTGGCCGAACACGCGGCCGTCGTCGAAGACCTCATCGCGGACGGCTGTCGCGTCGGTGCCGTCGTCGGGGGCGGCGGCGTCGCCCGCGACTACATCTCGGCGGCCCGCGATCTGGGGGCGAACGAAATCGAACTCGATCAGCTCGGAATCGACGTCACGCGACTCAACGCGCGCCTGCTCATCGCCGCGCTGAGCGAGGAGTCCGTGACCGCGCCGG
This portion of the Haloterrigena gelatinilytica genome encodes:
- a CDS encoding molybdopterin synthase, which gives rise to MHVLGICDRGADRDAVERVCDRLVDRLEREGRVGVVRYDATIADGTAVHDSTTVGGDVSYELGADGDWAASGTGLGVGDALDRLASDCAYAVVVGVEDLRHPTVVVGTDEADEEGVVAAVEQSGDLDPDAVAAELESREPHETLHSLVDRVKRSPKADQAGAIATFTGRVRAKDDADDARTQYLEFEKYEGVADERMAALETDLEARDGVLEVELYHRTGVVEDGEDIVFVVVLAGHREEAFRTVEDGINRLKDEVPLFKKEVTVEDEFWVHERS
- a CDS encoding DUF7123 family protein, which translates into the protein MSMSTTAQPSTDSKERRLKRYLRDRAEDGELYFKGKFIADDVGMSPKEIGALMVKLSESATDLEIEKWSYTSATTWRVEPA
- a CDS encoding site-2 protease family protein; the encoded protein is MDDADVPRVGPSIDDDPSLGDGPPLERIESVFRVYEMRAEDDQLVYYGDPRTHPERAMEELWPVFREAGYDPQLTIRHGEYVLVAEPISIGIDGIPWTNILLLCATICSTLFVGAFWWYPGIDPFGSPIEILGAWPFSAAVLTVLGVHELGHYVMSRYHQVDASLPYFIPIPTIIGTMGAVIKLKGRMPNRKALFDIGIAGPLAGLVATVAIAVVGLHLPPVTIPEPVVQQAEEGGFRLGIPPMLELIAAAIDQPLYGDDPTRNVNPVVIGAWVGMFVTFLNLIPVGQLDGGHILRAMIGDLHETVSALVPGALFALAGYLYYIGGYGLQTVFIWILWGFLATLLASAGGAQPVTDGRLGTWRQLLGVVTFGLGLLCFMPVPLEVIQ
- a CDS encoding CapA family protein is translated as MTRRIGFTGDVMLGRLVDDRQRRRSVDAVWGNVRERLRDLDALVINLECVLSTRGSEWRRTHRPFHFRADPDWAVPALERAGVDVCALANNHVLDYEEVALRDTLEHLDEAGIARTGAGETIDEALDPAVVTVDGDEGDETDGLELAVVSFTDNTPEYAADEESPGTAWIDVSESRRDSSSRIQSDDTVDDERTRERVREALSRAHETDPDLLVASLHWGPNMVTEPPDSFRAFGRWLVEEGVDVIHGHSAHVFQGIEVHDGAPIVYDAGDFVDDYAVDDELRNDRGFLFELAVTEDGTPTELRLRPTEIDGCVVHEASPDAAAWARDRMRELSAPFGTAFDRDGEALVLALES
- the thiL gene encoding thiamine-phosphate kinase — encoded protein: MDERAALSLLEGELEAAGDDAAVVDDLVITTDMLHERTDFPTGTTRYTAGWRAVGASLSDVAAMGADATAAVAAYAAPEFDRDELLAFVRGARDVCDRVDATYVGGDLDGHSEFTVSTTAVGRSDDPVRRSGAEPGDLLCVTGTLGRSAAGLELFERSARDDAGSDEDSIVERANELFRFEPRVEAGAALAPHATAMMDSSDGLARSLHQLAEASDCGFAVDSEAVPVAEALSELAGDEGTDAEPLERAITFGEDFELVVTLPESALETVRAAIDVELSAIGSVTEPVEGITMDGEKLPDRGYTHGT